In Candidatus Poribacteria bacterium, the sequence CGGAAGGAGAGATGGTCGAATCGCAACTTCATCCTTGGCGTCGCTAACGGTGCGCTTTATCAGTTCGGGCTGGCTTTTTTTAGCCCCCAGGTCATTCTGCCCGTCTATATCGCCACTCTGGCCGGGATGGCCGGCTGGAGCGGAGCGGCTAACTCGCTTGCAGGGCTGATCGCTGTCATATTTCAGCTCGGGTGGTTCCTACCCCAGCTCTTCGTGGCCGATATGGTGCAGAGGAGGACTTACAAGCTGCCGATCTACAGGCGAGCGGCGATTCTCAGGGTGCTCTCGGCGATCTCACTGATCATCACGCTCGCCCTTTTCAAGGCGAGACATCCGAGGATGCTCATCGTGGTGACGATCTTGGCCTTAGGCCTCTACGGCGTGTTCGGCGGGATATCGGGATCCGCTTTCATGGATATAGTGGGTAAAACCATCCCATCAAACAGACGCGGCAGGTTCTTCGGCATAAGGATGTTCCTGGGAAGCATCCTGGCGCTGATAGCCGGGCAGTTCGTGAGGTTCATCCAAGGGCTGGATCTCCCCTTTCCTGAGGACTACCTGGTTCTGTTCTCCGTGGGAACGGTCGTCTTGAGCTCGGGACTGATATGCTTCAGTCTCGTCAGCGAGCCGCCGGGGGTGAGAAGTGAGAGCTCAGGGGGAATATGGAGACATCTCAGACGCGCCCCCAAAATACTCAAGTCAGACCGTAATTACAGGAGGTTCATGCTCGTAAGGCTGGGCAATTCGGTGACGGGGATGTCCGTGCCGTTCTTCACGCTATATGCCATCAAGGTCCTGCAGGCACCTCCAGAGATGAAAGGGACGTTCATCTCGATTCTGGCCTTAAGCGGCATAATCTCAAACCCCATATGGAGCTATGTAGGCGATAGATTCGGGCGGAAACCGCTTTTGAGCTTCGGCGTCGGCATACTCTCGATGGGGCCGCTGCTGGCGATCATATCCAGATTCATCCCGCCTGATCTAACCTGGGCGCCCCTATCTGCCTTGAAGGCGATCACGGCCTCGGATAACCCCGCTCATAATTTCTTCTGTCTGCCCTTCATACTGGTCGGGGTGGGCAATATGGGATACTATATCGCCAATCTGAGCTATCTTCTCGACATATCGCCCGAGGAGGAGAGGCCAACATATGTCGGATTGATGAACACAGCCACGGCGCCGATGATGCTGATACCGATGTTGGGAGGATATCTGATAGATATGACCTCTTTCGAGGCGGCATTTGCCGTTTCGACGATCGCCGGATTGATCACCTTGATTCTGGCCTCCAAGCTTGAGAAACCATGCTCTTTGTAATATCATATTAGCGAATATCGGGAGGTGATTTGATATGCGCCTTCGCTACGACCCCACCAGACGGGACTTTCTGAGAAAAACCGCTTTGGCGACCTTCGGGTTGAATCTCTCTCAGGCAAATCTCTTCAACCTGTTCAAAGGCAAAGCAGCCAAATCGAAGGTGGTTATCGCACAGGACCCCTCCTCCATATCCGAGAAGTTAGAGGTCAGCTCCCGCGCCGTTGA encodes:
- a CDS encoding MFS transporter, with the translated sequence MRKERWSNRNFILGVANGALYQFGLAFFSPQVILPVYIATLAGMAGWSGAANSLAGLIAVIFQLGWFLPQLFVADMVQRRTYKLPIYRRAAILRVLSAISLIITLALFKARHPRMLIVVTILALGLYGVFGGISGSAFMDIVGKTIPSNRRGRFFGIRMFLGSILALIAGQFVRFIQGLDLPFPEDYLVLFSVGTVVLSSGLICFSLVSEPPGVRSESSGGIWRHLRRAPKILKSDRNYRRFMLVRLGNSVTGMSVPFFTLYAIKVLQAPPEMKGTFISILALSGIISNPIWSYVGDRFGRKPLLSFGVGILSMGPLLAIISRFIPPDLTWAPLSALKAITASDNPAHNFFCLPFILVGVGNMGYYIANLSYLLDISPEEERPTYVGLMNTATAPMMLIPMLGGYLIDMTSFEAAFAVSTIAGLITLILASKLEKPCSL